The following are from one region of the Paraglaciecola sp. L1A13 genome:
- a CDS encoding FAD-dependent oxidoreductase — protein sequence MFEESTNLPVAVIGAGPIGLSAAVHLLAQGYTPILFEAGDMAGSNLARWGHVRMFSPWAYNMDPAAVALLKQKGWNKPAGNEFPTGKELLEQYVTPLASHCEIAPHLNLNTQVISVSRLNHDVLRTDGRNRVPFVLRVTGPNGDRDVKAQAVIDASGTYQTPNWLGTHGIPALGENAAADSITYGVPNILSYGRKQYANKSVLVVGGGHSAFNALQDLILLADQYKDMRVLWGVRNACVANVVRSPANDELQERRRLEVRIQDLLDQGRIEVFSELEIEEINRENGRLIVQSGSRKLPPVDRIIAATGFRPNLSLLAELRISLDPATQSPTRLAPLIDPNLHSCGSVPEHGYVELSHPELDLYIVGIKSYGRAPTFLLKTGYIQVQSVVNALATSEMSADMHPSAAPTISLCRG from the coding sequence ATGTTCGAAGAATCAACCAACTTACCTGTCGCGGTCATTGGTGCTGGTCCCATAGGCCTTAGCGCTGCGGTTCATTTACTTGCACAAGGCTATACCCCTATCCTGTTCGAAGCTGGCGATATGGCAGGTAGCAACTTGGCCCGCTGGGGGCATGTGCGTATGTTTTCCCCTTGGGCTTACAATATGGATCCCGCAGCCGTTGCATTACTAAAACAAAAAGGCTGGAATAAACCTGCTGGCAATGAATTTCCCACAGGAAAGGAGTTGCTTGAACAATATGTCACACCCCTAGCATCCCATTGTGAAATTGCTCCTCACCTGAACCTGAATACTCAGGTTATATCTGTCAGTCGCCTCAACCATGATGTGCTACGTACAGACGGTCGAAACAGGGTCCCATTTGTACTGCGGGTTACCGGTCCCAATGGTGATCGTGACGTTAAAGCGCAGGCCGTCATTGACGCATCGGGGACATACCAAACTCCCAACTGGCTTGGAACTCATGGTATACCAGCTTTGGGCGAAAATGCTGCTGCAGATTCGATCACATATGGTGTTCCTAACATTCTCAGTTATGGGCGCAAGCAATACGCTAACAAGTCCGTGTTAGTCGTTGGTGGTGGCCATTCGGCATTCAACGCCTTACAGGATTTGATTTTGCTTGCAGATCAGTACAAGGACATGCGTGTTCTTTGGGGCGTTCGAAATGCCTGTGTGGCCAATGTCGTCCGCTCACCAGCAAACGATGAACTGCAAGAGCGCAGACGTTTAGAAGTTCGCATTCAGGATTTATTAGATCAAGGAAGAATAGAAGTCTTTAGCGAACTTGAAATCGAGGAAATCAATCGTGAAAATGGCAGACTGATTGTGCAAAGTGGTTCACGCAAATTACCGCCTGTGGATCGAATTATAGCTGCGACCGGCTTTCGCCCTAATCTTAGTCTCCTTGCAGAATTACGAATATCTCTTGATCCCGCAACGCAAAGCCCTACGCGTCTGGCGCCATTGATCGATCCTAATTTGCATAGCTGCGGTTCGGTTCCTGAGCACGGCTACGTAGAACTATCCCACCCTGAGCTAGATCTTTATATCGTCGGGATCAAGAGCTACGGACGTGCACCGACCTTTTTGCTGAAAACTGGCTATATACAAGTTCAATCGGTGGTGAATGCACTTGCCACAAGTGAAATGTCCGCTGATATGCATCCATCCGCCGCACCAACAATATCACTTTGCCGAGGATGA
- a CDS encoding MarR family winged helix-turn-helix transcriptional regulator, producing the protein MSHSLERAEELYEAVNQLIRVHQFRDRDYICCHDVSVAQCYALETLVKRGPLRLQALADEMYLDKSTTSRVVDSLLRKKYVLKALDPSDQRAVQLSLTPTGEALHQKIHQDLISEEALMIKNVAPEVVDGALALIRQLTTAARDRLGS; encoded by the coding sequence ATGTCTCATAGCCTAGAACGCGCAGAAGAGTTATATGAAGCCGTCAACCAACTCATTCGTGTTCACCAGTTTCGTGATCGAGACTATATTTGCTGCCACGATGTGTCCGTTGCACAGTGTTATGCCCTTGAAACCCTAGTAAAACGAGGCCCTTTGAGGCTTCAAGCATTAGCGGACGAGATGTATCTGGACAAAAGCACCACAAGTCGTGTGGTGGACTCATTACTGCGAAAAAAATATGTGCTCAAGGCATTGGACCCATCAGACCAACGTGCGGTCCAACTCTCGCTGACACCGACAGGTGAAGCATTGCATCAAAAGATTCATCAAGATTTGATCTCAGAAGAAGCACTAATGATCAAAAATGTTGCGCCAGAAGTTGTCGATGGAGCGTTGGCACTCATTAGGCAATTAACGACTGCAGCGCGGGACCGTTTAGGCTCTTAG
- a CDS encoding efflux RND transporter periplasmic adaptor subunit, with product MSRRKIIIAIVALILVAVIALLWWRADLEDSNDTKLQLYGNVDIREALLAFNSSEHIAEIHVQEGDRVTKGQLLAQLHTELLDAQLAEVEANLLAQQQTVAKLEAGSRSEEISQGKAELKAASAKVKSTRDSYKRIVRLLEKNLASAEDVENAQSLADVAEAQMEVSMHALALLQAGPRKEDIAVARAELAAREAGLALAQQYLENTNLYAPADGVIRNRILEPGDMAFPTTPVLTLAFINPIWVRAYLSETMLGQVHLGAKALIYTDSYPNKTYEGWVGYISSSAEFTPKSVQTEELRTRLVYSVRIYACNAQGELRLGMPASVTIEPNQKLDTTPTNHCGAEQ from the coding sequence ATGAGCAGAAGAAAAATCATAATAGCCATCGTGGCACTGATATTAGTCGCTGTCATCGCGTTGTTATGGTGGCGAGCTGACCTTGAGGACAGTAATGACACGAAATTGCAACTTTACGGCAATGTGGATATCCGTGAAGCGCTTCTGGCCTTTAATAGCAGTGAGCATATTGCTGAAATTCATGTGCAGGAAGGTGATCGCGTTACTAAGGGCCAGCTGTTGGCCCAACTTCATACCGAATTACTCGACGCACAACTGGCCGAAGTTGAAGCGAATTTACTCGCTCAACAACAAACTGTGGCTAAACTAGAGGCAGGCAGTCGGTCTGAAGAAATTAGTCAGGGCAAGGCCGAACTGAAGGCCGCTAGTGCTAAGGTGAAGTCAACCAGAGACAGTTATAAACGCATTGTACGGTTGCTCGAAAAGAACTTGGCATCAGCGGAAGATGTGGAAAATGCCCAATCTCTGGCCGATGTGGCGGAGGCTCAAATGGAGGTATCTATGCATGCACTGGCGTTGTTGCAGGCAGGTCCTCGCAAAGAAGATATTGCAGTGGCTCGAGCAGAATTGGCCGCGCGCGAGGCTGGATTGGCGTTGGCTCAGCAATATTTGGAAAATACCAATCTATATGCGCCTGCAGACGGTGTCATTCGTAACCGAATTTTAGAGCCTGGTGATATGGCATTTCCAACAACGCCTGTGCTGACGCTTGCTTTTATCAATCCTATTTGGGTGCGAGCCTATTTGTCGGAAACGATGTTAGGGCAGGTGCATTTGGGTGCGAAGGCGCTTATCTATACCGACAGTTACCCCAATAAAACCTACGAAGGTTGGGTTGGTTATATTTCTTCCTCCGCTGAATTTACACCGAAAAGTGTCCAGACCGAAGAGTTGCGTACACGCTTAGTTTACTCGGTTAGGATTTATGCTTGTAACGCGCAGGGAGAACTGCGTTTGGGTATGCCAGCTTCGGTCACCATTGAGCCCAATCAAAAGCTAGACACAACCCCCACCAATCACTGTGGAGCAGAGCAGTGA
- a CDS encoding MFS transporter: MKVLPTKRGFVAALGLSQLVSWGTLYYSFPLIAETMVNDMGWSRGDIYGAATLGLLAAVLAAYPIGAMIDHGHGRKLMGGATIAASLALVAWSYIETMPALYAVIITLGMLQAALSYEPAFAVTVRQLGVLQSRSAITAITLWAGFSSTLFVPLLQFMLDSLGWRGALLGLAVINTVIAAPLYLWAIRPVNLTSEKTHQISSSDKSRIRPILCSPRFYLLTASFCAYMALFSGFTYHIYPLLIALTWDTQSVVLAIALIGPAQVAARMLILLFKEITIVRLGLLAGMTFPLAIVILKAPPSVFTLAIVCILYGAANGIFTIVRGMAVPELLSHHNYGKINGIMLIPMSLARAVAPWLIAIYWAHSETPDGAINLMLAIAILVPVLFGVAVNVKRIR, from the coding sequence ATGAAAGTTTTACCGACCAAGCGAGGCTTTGTTGCAGCGCTAGGTCTAAGTCAATTAGTATCATGGGGAACCCTGTATTATAGCTTTCCATTAATTGCGGAAACGATGGTCAATGATATGGGATGGAGCCGTGGTGATATCTACGGTGCCGCAACACTCGGTCTTTTAGCGGCCGTACTAGCTGCTTACCCCATAGGCGCAATGATTGACCACGGCCATGGACGCAAACTTATGGGAGGAGCGACCATTGCAGCATCGCTCGCCTTGGTAGCCTGGTCGTACATTGAAACCATGCCTGCGCTTTATGCTGTGATAATAACATTAGGCATGCTTCAAGCAGCGTTATCCTACGAACCTGCTTTTGCAGTCACAGTACGCCAGTTGGGAGTGCTGCAATCACGTTCAGCCATCACGGCGATCACGTTGTGGGCTGGTTTCTCCAGCACCTTGTTTGTGCCACTGCTTCAATTTATGTTAGATAGCTTGGGATGGCGCGGTGCACTTCTAGGATTAGCAGTCATCAATACAGTCATCGCCGCCCCACTTTATTTATGGGCAATTCGACCTGTGAATTTAACAAGTGAAAAAACACACCAAATATCAAGCTCGGATAAAAGCCGGATTCGACCAATTTTATGTAGTCCTAGATTTTATCTCCTCACTGCATCTTTCTGCGCTTATATGGCACTTTTTTCTGGCTTTACGTACCACATCTATCCTCTGCTTATTGCGCTGACTTGGGACACGCAATCTGTGGTATTAGCCATTGCGCTCATTGGGCCCGCTCAGGTTGCTGCGCGCATGCTGATACTTTTATTTAAGGAGATAACGATAGTCCGTCTGGGCTTACTCGCCGGTATGACGTTTCCACTTGCCATCGTGATACTTAAAGCGCCACCCTCAGTTTTCACGCTTGCGATCGTGTGTATTCTTTATGGCGCAGCAAACGGTATATTTACTATCGTACGCGGCATGGCTGTTCCAGAACTGCTATCGCACCATAACTATGGCAAGATCAATGGCATTATGTTGATTCCCATGTCACTTGCTCGCGCAGTTGCGCCATGGCTCATTGCCATCTACTGGGCACATTCAGAAACGCCTGATGGTGCAATAAACTTGATGTTGGCCATAGCTATTCTTGTGCCTGTACTGTTTGGCGTCGCAGTCAACGTGAAGCGGATACGTTAG
- a CDS encoding ATP-binding cassette domain-containing protein has translation MSAAALKFSAVSKTFTSERRQLSALDEISFNIQPGRVTGLIGPDGAGKTTLIRLAAGLLLPDAGEIQVSGIDAIAEPLTVQSSISYMPQRFGLYEDLSVQENLDLYADLQGLPRIERLGRYAQLMQMTGLGPFARRLAGQLSGGMKQKLGLACTLVRSPQLLLLDEPTVGVDPVSRRELWQIIYRQVQDAGMTVLLSTAYLDEAERCDEVLLLHQGKLLDQGEPAKFSHSVEGRTFLVTAKDLGHRRLQEMLSRAPGVLDALIEGEAVRLVMETIQQPRAEVLLPGQKDIHISTVSPRFEDAFIARLKIRQTNPVTEFSSQLKIDPEKNDEVISVKKLQRRFDDFIAVNNVSFSVRRGEIFGLLGANGAGKSTTFRMLCGLLPASSGELAVAGYDLRRAAATARGRIGYMAQKFSLYSNLSVVQNLRFFSSAYGLKGKQQKLRLDWALTTFALKPFEDANAGDLPLGYKQRLSFAAALMHEPEILFLDEPTSGVDPLARREFWARTNALAEAGVTVLVTTHFMEEANYCDRLVIMADGEVLAAGTPLAMKSGARTEDNPDPTMEDAFIQLIEQRQQKSQAAP, from the coding sequence GTGAGTGCTGCCGCCCTTAAATTCTCAGCTGTGAGTAAAACATTCACAAGTGAAAGGCGGCAGTTATCGGCGCTGGACGAGATCAGTTTCAATATTCAGCCCGGTCGGGTGACGGGGTTAATCGGTCCGGATGGTGCGGGCAAGACTACATTGATACGTCTTGCCGCCGGATTACTACTGCCAGATGCGGGGGAAATTCAAGTATCAGGTATCGATGCGATTGCCGAGCCGCTGACAGTTCAGTCCAGCATAAGTTATATGCCGCAGCGATTTGGCCTTTATGAAGATCTTAGTGTGCAGGAAAACCTCGACCTCTATGCTGACCTGCAAGGACTGCCAAGAATAGAGCGGCTTGGCCGTTATGCACAGCTGATGCAAATGACAGGTCTTGGGCCATTCGCTAGGCGTTTGGCAGGGCAACTTTCCGGTGGTATGAAACAGAAATTAGGCCTAGCCTGCACGTTAGTACGCTCACCGCAATTGTTGTTGCTTGATGAGCCTACTGTTGGTGTTGACCCTGTGTCGCGCCGTGAGCTTTGGCAAATAATTTATCGTCAGGTGCAGGACGCGGGCATGACGGTACTGTTAAGCACTGCTTATCTGGATGAAGCAGAACGCTGTGATGAAGTATTACTGCTTCATCAGGGCAAGCTACTTGATCAGGGAGAGCCAGCGAAATTCAGTCACTCAGTGGAGGGGCGTACCTTTTTGGTCACTGCTAAGGATTTAGGTCATCGTCGGTTGCAGGAAATGTTGAGCCGAGCGCCCGGCGTACTGGATGCCCTGATCGAGGGAGAAGCGGTGCGTCTGGTCATGGAAACAATCCAGCAACCCAGGGCTGAAGTATTGCTACCGGGGCAAAAAGATATTCACATCTCAACGGTATCGCCACGTTTTGAAGATGCCTTTATCGCCCGCCTGAAAATTCGCCAGACTAACCCCGTAACGGAATTTTCGTCACAATTAAAAATAGATCCTGAAAAGAATGACGAAGTGATCTCGGTTAAGAAACTACAACGTCGTTTCGATGACTTTATAGCGGTAAATAATGTCAGTTTTAGCGTGCGGCGCGGGGAAATATTTGGTTTGTTAGGAGCCAATGGCGCAGGAAAATCCACTACCTTTCGTATGCTTTGCGGGTTGTTGCCTGCTAGCAGTGGTGAACTGGCCGTCGCCGGTTATGATCTGCGCCGTGCGGCTGCCACGGCACGTGGGCGCATTGGTTATATGGCGCAGAAGTTCTCACTGTATAGCAATCTATCAGTGGTGCAGAATCTGCGTTTTTTTTCTAGTGCTTATGGTTTAAAGGGGAAACAACAAAAGTTGCGTCTGGATTGGGCGTTGACTACTTTCGCACTCAAGCCATTTGAAGATGCGAATGCGGGGGATTTACCACTAGGCTATAAACAGCGTCTTTCGTTTGCCGCGGCGTTAATGCACGAACCGGAAATTCTTTTTCTCGACGAACCCACTTCGGGGGTTGACCCGCTCGCACGAAGGGAATTTTGGGCGCGCACCAACGCGTTGGCCGAGGCTGGGGTAACAGTGTTGGTCACTACTCATTTTATGGAAGAAGCCAATTACTGTGATCGGCTCGTTATTATGGCGGACGGCGAAGTGTTGGCCGCAGGCACACCGCTGGCAATGAAGTCGGGTGCGCGTACGGAAGATAATCCTGATCCGACGATGGAAGACGCCTTTATACAGTTAATCGAACAGCGTCAACAAAAGTCGCAGGCGGCTCCTTGA